The following DNA comes from Sebastes fasciatus isolate fSebFas1 chromosome 3 unlocalized genomic scaffold, fSebFas1.pri SUPER_3_unloc_1, whole genome shotgun sequence.
gaatacactggagcatcctttaccaaaggaaaagagagaataacatcccactattccttgcggccgcagcatttaaagcgatgcgccattcggccgttcataataacaaactatatactgatcttgcatattattttcatacactaattgggattcatgtttaatatgagtggacagtgacaatcattttgtttcactttatttttaattaattatttatttggaacatttaacaaatacctcagtaaaaaacaaaactagaataactaataaaatgaacagtaaacaatcaattaaagAATAATCAACACTAATTAATATCACATGTCCCaaaagaagttggaagaagtatccggtcctacaccttctccataactcaaacaattaactcaatatctatcatatattcctgtttatttcaGTTCCAACCTCGGTAATGAGGTGATATTTTCGCCGGTTGTCCTCGTTAGGTCAGATGatctttattatatgttgatgtaaagtgttccagcagcaggaggacctgtggtatctctctttaacacaccgcgggtgaagcagtctgtcactgaaagagctgTTTAagaacacacagagggagcagcgcctttgtagtccatcttcagaacattgtagtttcaccacggcagactgacgtcactaacatcatAATGACGGAGCTtctagtgaaagagcagtcagattctctgaacaccacggttgtcttttcctgagtccttctgaattctccttctcatctctcctcgacctcatgacgttttccatcgaggtcaaggagaagtggttaagagaagacgttaggagaagtggttaggagaagtggttaggagatgacgttaggagaagtggttaggagaagacgttaggacgtaattttttgacttttcgaatGCAACCCCTGATGGTCCAAAGAGAGACGGAGTCTCAAATGTCTCAAAGTGGAgtttaaaaaacagttttgttgATATCCATATTGATTTGGTAGCTGACGGACTTCCATCTGCAGTCTCCAGGACTGTATTGCATTATGCACCTGTGTGCTTGTGCGCATGCTAATGTAGCATGAAGCTAACAACTTGGAAGCTCTGAGGCTGCGTTCAGACTGCAGACAAAGACCTTTTGTTTCTCAGATCAGATCTTCTGTTATTAGTGATCAGATCCAGACATCACATCATCTGCATGGGTTGCCGTGGTAACGACGTAGGCATCAGTAACTACATAGCTATACGTAGAAGCATGAGAAATGGAGGTCCATCCtgtgcatggatgtataatcAGACCTGGATACGGCGCCGTCTCGCTTCCTAACGTTTCATTGTGATTTGAGcgtctagaccaggggtcaggggtcagaggtcagcaacctgcgtctcttcagctcctctccagtggctccctgtggatttataaacatggaaatgaataactgttctttattttcatctttatttatcattgttgtaggtctacggtacgacggtacgacggagtattaggaccacattgaggaaaaaaataaatctgagatttagagaataaagtcataatattataaagtagtaattttacgtgttatttaatttctttctcgttaagttctgactttattgtgtagatctcagatgttttttccctcagtgtggtcctaatactccgtagtacattgtctctttggccctcactgcattagacttatatattatatacttagactataaactgtgttaccttcatcacgaTGATCacgttttgcagctccagacagattcttttgtttttctttgcctaaattgtctctttagatagtaaaggttgctgacccctgacccctgacccctgatctagagCGTCCAGACTGAGACGCATCTGTAGAAATCTGATTGGATTCCCATTTTAAACCACCTTCACACTTCGTTTGGATCCGATCTGCAaacatttcatgtgttttttttggccgTCCAGACTTTCTGAATTCTATCTGGATACGACAAAAAACAGATTTGGGCTGGCAGTCTGATCAAGGCCTAAAGGCCTGAAGGCCTGAGGGCTCACACCAGAGATTCATCTGCACGTCATCGATTAATATAATGCTAAATAAATGCTGTAATTTATGAAGTTTGTTAGGTTGGTTGCTAACAGGACAGTAAGTGTCTGCGGTGTATTAACAGCTGTGTTAGCATGAAGCCCTCCTGTCTGCTAACTGGGTGTAAACCACACTAGATAGCTTCATCTCGCCGTCCACTCAGAGGTCACTCACAGGTCAAAGTTCACCTGAGATGTGCAGGTGACTCAGTTTACAGAAGTTTACCACAGCAGCATCTAGTGGACAGCAGAGGAATCACAGTTTGATTTATGTTTCATGAGTAAATGTCTGATTctggtcttcttcttcttctgcagccCCGACGACGACTCCTGTCAGAAGTTTGTCCCTTTTATCGGGGTAAGACTGAGAAGTACTACTAgaactactattattactattactactattactgcatCTATTATGTTCTATCTAATGGACTTGACTGTTGCTTTACATACTACTGTGTCTAATCTACTGTGTACATAAATGATTGTTCTCAGCTGGTGAAGGTCGGCATCGTGGAGCAGAACCTCCTGTCCACCTCAGGTAGACCAAACTCACCTGTCAACCCTCCCAGGCTCCGCCCCCTTTGGTTTCTGATTATTTATCGTTATTTAACTGattatgcttttattttcttcacGGACAAATAAACTTCTGAAAGAACACAACAAATACAGGAAACAAACCTTTACTTTGAGGAAGAGCTCCAGTCTGTCCTCACACctgctttttttattattattttttaaaacgtttactcaaattattattattattattattattattgttattattattattattaaatttaattataataatgtacAAACAATCATAcagtaaagaaagaaaaacataatcACATCAGAAGGtaataaatactactactactaataataataataataataatgataataataaaaaaatagttaaatcaaaataataaagaaataaagaataataatcattttggTGACAGACTTCTTCAGACAAACATATTCTAAGTAAATTTTAGCTACTGACATGCGTTTCTTATTTAAGAGActcaaaataacatttatttgaacttaaaaataacttaaaaaattTGGGTTGAATTAAGAAATGTAGCTTTATGAATATGAAAATTCCCCCAAtaagataaaaacacaatagAACATAAGCTGTTATAATCACATTCAGAATCAATGATAATATTTTACCTTTAATACTGACTGCATgtgttaatatataataatatatatatgtgaggAACCATGAACATGATTCATCTTTATTGTCTGATGACAATAAATAAACCTGTTTGATTGGTTCTTCTCCCAGTCGACTCTGATGACATCATACTGGGATCTCCTCCCGCCCAATCAGGAGCACCGATCAGCATCACAtccacccctcctccctccccctccaccAGGTACTTCCTGTTTACTGGATTTTCAAAATACAAGCTGTTACTCTGTCAAAGActacagaagcaaagagatgaaactcaggtgtttgtttgacaacagccgctgccgccattttggactgaaaacgttttttatatttataatattttattgtttaacacaggacgtttcagtagaatatgacaatagaatagaaataccCTTACAGAAGTATATTTATCGATAAACGTTGTTTGACTCTGTGATGAGAACCGTGACCTgactcctcctctttctcctccctgtCCAGCTGCCCGGGGGAGGTGATGGGTCTGCAGGTGGACTACTGGAGCGGtcagggtggaggaggaggaggaggaggaggagcagcaggaggagcaggaggaggaggaggaggaggaggaggaggagagcggaGGAGGGATGGGGGGATGAAGAACACTCTGAAGAGCAACTTCCGCTGTCTGCAGGTGTCGAGGATCAGCGGAGGAGAGCTGATGAGCATGACGGTGGTGAGGAAGGAGAAGAACAAGaaaggtgaggaagaggagaggtgatggtgaagatggtgatgatgatgatgatggtggtgatgatgatggtggtgatgaagatggtgatgatgatgatggtggtgatgaaggTGTGTCTCTGTCAGTCATGTTCCTCAGTAAGAAGCCGAAGGAGAAAGAGGCGGAGTCGAGGAGTCAGCTGATCGAAGGAATCAGCAGACTGATCTGTACCTccaaacaccaacacacactgagaggtacacacacacacatacacacacacacacacacacacacacacacacaggtgtgatCAGGtgtgtgatgacatcatcatctcTCTCAGTCTCTATAGACGGAGTCGAGTGGAACGACGTCAAGTTCTTCCAGCTGGCGGCTCAGTGGCCGACTCACGTCAAACACTTTCCTATCGGGATCTTCAGCTACAGCAAACCATgaactcctcctcttcatcctcttcatcctcttcatcctcttcctcctctacatcctcttcctcctcttcatcctcttcctcctctacatcctcttcctcctcttcatcctgaaacttctcctctcatcctcctcctcttcttcctcctcttcatcctcctcctcttcatcctgaaacttctcctcctcctcctcttcctcctcctcctcctcttcatcctcctcctcctcttcatcctgaaacttctcctctcatcctcctcctcctcctcctcttcatcctgaaacttctcctctcatcctcctcctcctcctcctcctcctcctcctcctcctcctcctcctcctcctcctctcctcctgctgtggatatttatttattactgtaaatactgtacacagtaataataataataataataataataataataataataacactacagTACCCATGATcctcagctgctgttgccatggagatgaCTCCAGGAAGTGCTGTGATGGATTAAACACCGATCCACCAGAGTGTCAGAGTGTTTAGTGTTTATGAACCGTCTCTCTGCtcagctttaaccctttaatcaaacaacaataaacacagctGGACTTCATCGTGTTGGTAGTTTATTATTAatcttttaaaggaatagttagacATTTTATTCACTGAGATTATTTGATTTTCTCACATTAAAGCATCCAGACAAGAAACGTAGAAACAGCGAGTAGATCTCTGTAACAGGATCCACCTCCCGTCACCTCTGGACCTCTGTGATGTACCGCAGCACATCTGGATCGTTCAGTCTGTTCTGACATCCAGAGTCTTAGTCATGTCAAATGAATATGgatcttttctttcctcttatTATTCTTTGTCTAACTATATGGGGGATAATTGTGCTTCAAGTTTTAGAACTACAGTTCCCATAATGCTTTGGgagatgtaaacaggaagtatcTCACTTGCAACAATCATATTGAAAATAAGAGTTAGAGATCAGCTATTTGACCAGACTACAGCGCTCCAAACGGACGCAGGATACGCGAGGCAGCATCATGTGAACACGTAGTTAACACCTTAAATTAAGATTTTCTTTAAAGTCCAAGTTAAGATTTCCTTAAAATAAAACCAGTTGCACAAAACATCCTTAAATCTTCTCCTTAAAGGGACTgattgtaactttttacaggtataaatctaccgggtcgggatcccatgcgtgctcgcgtgtggctggagtctctgctcctctgcctccttgccttcactcacacaccgcgctccttctctctctctcgctccacctctcacgtgcatgctgctcactccacactgcagaagagttagtttagctctgagaatatctagtgaatgttcagtggacgtttgtgcagaaataactgctgcagctcttccagaccaacagaggtttcccgtgtcttgtgaagtgacggggctccgcagagagaaacgttatcgtcaccgaccgggtgccggtgtctccctgcgggcgtagtcgggaggcgataacttttctcttcctgcttcagtcccggcaccgacccgcttttcctgcttcagcccgggaggctgaggcaggaaaagccaacactaggatcagcattgattcatggagagaccttggtctggtcagctaacattactgccaagcagctgaaatatagagtgatattgtgcttttagctgacgtgtgtctcctcactgtgttgagcgatgctccttcatgtctgtagagcgagcacaagcgccagcccaaggctgactttcgttgacttaacggccacaggtgtcgctgttaacaagcatttctgaaagttagaaatagtccctttaaggtttcCTTAAAATGTTCACGTAAGTATTTCATGTTTTTGCCTTATCTTGGTCTTATACTTAAGGAATCCCTTAacctctgaacctctctgatGTAACGCAGCACATCTGGATCATTCAGTCCTTACAAAAACGACAAGGTGAGTTCCAGATAggaatgctcattttgaaaaatgttcttaatcaataaccgaccctcgttaaccgattattaaccgttaaccaacaagatttGTGCGTCTCATgcatcggttaaaatgcttaatgtcggttaacggttaaacggttgaTTATGGTCATCCCCAGTTCCAGATGTGACTCCAGGACTCACTGCTGCTGAAGATGAATAAGAACCAAACGGCACACTGAGGCCTCGCTGTCCTTTTTAATATTTGAAGGAAAAACATCAGATAAAATGCGACAGCTCTCACGTTTACATCGTCCAGTCGGCAGCTCGCCATCATATCACAGACGCAGTGTTCTTTGAGGTTACGTAtgatgcactcacacacaaacagacaccgTTATATTATTGTGGATCTGCTGCCAGAGCAGCTCAGGAGTCTCTGTTTTAAAGAGTTCATGGTTTCGCTACAGTAGACACCTTTAATGGATCCTCCCACGTTGCTCTGCTTAACTTAATTTCAAAATGAACTACATGTCAGACTCAGTGCGGATATTCATCGAGGTGCAACACGACTGCTCCTGTCGCCTCTAACATCTAAAGTCCTGCAGGTTTTTACAAGTCCTTCATCGCCACGCCGGCTCTTCGTCACTGCTGTTGTGCAATGGTTTATACACGGCTGAAGGATTTATGAgacatgtaaatgtatttaaatgttcGGGAGGTTTGTGAGGATGAAGATAGTCCAGACTTCAGCTCTCAGCAGCCAGAGAACGGTCCGATAGAGACACCAGAGGAAGTCCAAGAGGAGTTTCAGGAGAAATTCATCAGGACCGTCAGGAACACGTAGAATCTGTCAGGGAGCTTTGGAAACCCTTCAAATATGTTTTGAACCTGTTAAACCTTTAACATACAGTTAGTATATTAGAGATTCATCAAAATGACCAAAGAAAGATCAATAAAACAGTTATTAGTTATCTGTTGAGTATTGTTGCAGGTTTCTGAActtgtcttgtctgaacagGGCTCGACATTAACGCTTGCTCGGGGCAAGTGAACGCTGTGTTTGGGCTAATGCCTCATGTAGTTGTCTGATCGGGCAAGTGGAAAATAAATGTGATCTTTCTTAGTGATGATGCCCTGATAGTAGAAATATACGTTCAGGAGATCAGCATTAATGCTTTCATTGGAGTGCACAGAGTACGCTCGGCCGCCGTGAGGTGTCCTGAATAACTGAACGGTGACGTTACGTTACAAACAGCGCTCTGAATTTACCAACGGTCCAGTTTGTCAGAGAGCGTTCTGGTGCTCTGAGTGATTACGAACGatagttagttggttagttgaaGGAGAACACAGGTAACATCAGGATGATAATGACTGTAGTTTTCGCTTCGGAGATAAGTTTTACTTTGTGACTGTAGTTTTGGGATGCTAATCCTCCTCAGTCTCCGTCTTTCACAGTCTCTCTACCGTTGAATCTGTGTAACTCTGCCGAGCTGACCAACCTGGTGATGTCACAGGTACTACATCATGGCGGCGCTCTTGTCACAAAAGATGAAACAAAGCTTATTTTTTCCCTTAAATGCTGACatgtgtcatgtttgttatataattgttctttagagtggaaatcccttcagtaaaccagcttaacttgggGTGTGTTTTATAACGATCAGCaaggtcaaattactgtttctgtcaatggagtctggtggctttgaggaaaGCATATTAATTGTAAGTTTTGTACGTTATTAAAttctaataatctaataatatacatttttcatttccgACAAATAAGTTTGGCTATCGGGCAAATAAAACATCTCATCTACTGGCTGTAAAAGCTTAATGTCAAGTCCTGATGAGTTCCTGTTAGAACTGTTAAATGTCCACCAGAACCTCCAGAAATCAACCAACTGTCAGGAACAAACTTTAGATTTCTATACAAGCTTTTTGACAAATAACAGATTAAATTAAAGGAACATTCAGGAACCAGACTCATTAGAGGTTTATCCAGACTCTTAGAGGAAATACCTGGAACCTGTCACGTTATGCAGGAACCTACTGGAACCTTTAAAATCCATCAGGACTGTTGAGAAGCTGTAGAATCCGTCAGGATCTTTAGAAACCCATCAAAGTTGTTTTGAACCTGTTAGACCTTTTTAAAGAACATAAAAAACTATACAGAGTCcagcagaatatttatttatctgcatTTAGAAAGCTCAAAATAACTATTAGAACTACGATGAGTTCATCCCCAGGAACCCGTCAGAACCGCTGCATGTCCTCTAGAACCTTTAGGAATGCATCAGCTGTCAGGAACCTTTTACAACCTTTAgacaaataacagaaattataggaACCTGTGTAGGAACCTTTAGAAATCCATCAGGAGGGTTCATCTGTCAGAACCATCAGAACTTTTAGAAGCCTTTTACGTGGCAGTAGGCCTCCAACGAGGAGAAGACGATGTACATCAACCACAGGCTGAAGAACAGGCAGCTGGTGAGGATCTTGGGGACTCTGGGTCCGCCGAGCTCCCCGCCGATCTCGGGCCGGCGCCGGTATATGAGGACGAAGATGGTGATGAAGGCGAAGATGGTGAAGAGTGTGACGGAGAAGGCGAGTGTGCCCGGGTCGACTCTGAACTCCTGACCCTTAGAGTAGTGGTAGATGGCGGCGATGGACCAGGCCACGCCGATACCCAGGAAGACGTTGACGGCGTTACTTCCTGTCACGTTGCCGATGGAGGCGTCGGCGTATTGGTCCTGGATGGCGGACACCTTACTGGCGAAGGTGTCTGAGGCGGAGAGAAAGTGGAGAGGAGTGTTTTAGATCCATTAAGTTGCTGCAAACTTTCCAAACTAAAGCTGGACGGTTCACCTACAGTACCTCCTGATTCAATACCATCATGACACttaggaagttaccgcttttatgtggtagtctgagtaacgtgacgtcatatccgttcggTATCCGTCAACCgaaacaaacctcagaaagtctaaaacgttggagggtcagcgtggatacgacctgcaccccccccccatgttaaatccagcgtggtaaacactacacatccagtaaaggatggaaacactttgggtttcacacattgaaaggaaaagcagagctagacagagcagagctaaagctgcatgctaacttctaaaaaggccaaaatatgtccgaaaaaaaatctttaaaaaaatagaatGCCAAATATATTCAACAAAAGTccgaaatatgtcagaaaaaaaggccGCATTTGTCTGaataaaagtgtgaaaaatgtccaaaaaaagtgtgaaaagttagcaggaaacgttatggtgtggaggtaacgttatggtatggcggtaacgttatggtatggcggtaacgttatggtatggcggtaacgtggcggtcgagccggccgtcactctcgtctccgtggtcaaatgggccgacgctacgactgtagagcacccagatactgacatttgtgttctctgcattgaaacggccccgatggagctgaccatggatggataaagagaacggagctgacgggagagctagagaccaccttggagaagttagaggaagtagacacgtgggactacgtccgcttttcaaaataaggtgttaacaaagggaactgtagatactaaatacatctatggaaatcagattgatggattatattcaccagaagtataaaacattacaaattaaaaagaaaatcccactaatctgtgagggaaatgtatttgctctttgatttttgggtctctggataataaatgtaatcaataaCTCCTGACaaagactgatatatttgacttcaggacatctctgactacagacaTGCTGGAAGTCAAAATTTTTTACTgaattcatttagagattttacaaagtaaaagtcgctagaagtgtctgattcaacttgttcccttcatggtctagtggtaaaaaagttaacaacaatcacaataaatcgtaatattgaatcgcaatacttaaaaatcacaatacatatcgaatcggcatcAAGGTATGGTGACAGTATAGACTCAGGAGAGAGGTGTATCGTCCAGCTCTAGTAGGATGACGTCTCCGTTCCGTTTAAAGCTGTCGGACTCTGAATGTTTCACTAATCTTGTGAAGTTGTTTTTAGACAACAGCGTCTGCTAAATGAATGTTCTGTGTTTTACTGTAACTGAAGAGAGGTTTGTAACAGACCTGGTACAGATGTGCCCAGAGCTACGAACACCACCGCGGTGACGGAGTCTTTGAGGCCGACGGTGCAGCCGAAATGCGACGCCAGGTCGCCGATGACCGCCGTCAGCATGCCGATGACGGAGATGGAGACGACGAAGCACGCCCAGCCGTTCAGGTAGTCGGTGGGGGGGACTAAGGCGAACAGAAGCTTCCAGAAGACGGTGAGGAAGTGCATGACGTAGTCGAAACAGGAGGGCAGCTTCTCCTCGCCACATTCATCGTCGTCATCACCTGGGCAGGAGAGGGAGGCGGAGCCAGGGGTCAACAAGCTGGTCAGTTTCATCTACAAACACTTTTAATTCTGTGAGTCATAATGGAGCCTGATTTCTTTATCCGTCCTCGTCTGAACGACCCCTCCAACTACGAGAGGAAACAAACTGGGGTGACCTTCTTACCAGAGCTGACCGTGATGGCGTCCACAAACTGCTCTCTCCAGCTGTTGGTCCCGATCACCAGCGCCAGGTTGGTCTTCTTCAGGAGTTTATCCACGGTGCTCTGAAAAGGTCAAACAATGACACGGTCAGATTCTGTTCCTGCTGATCTTTTTACGGATCATCCCATCAGTTTGGTCATCTGAACACGGATGTTACGCTTTAGATTTGactgtatgtgtttattttaggTTTCGTCAaagataacacgttaacgcagacatgttttaatgccactaatttcttaaacgcatcaacgcaacttgtgatttttaggttgtagcggctcagttttaaaggtagagtgaagttactggtatcatatcaaaTCAGAAGTCAACGTGGTCGTCTGCGTCGTTTCTAAAGcctcggacacaccaggaacgtcaggagcgcgtggtggctgcgtaatTCACGCGTCGGATGTTCACAcaagctgcatttcagctgtgtgtctgctgtttctgtcagctctttctttctatatagagttttccttttaatggccattccattataaatataatttatatttagtttagacagagaaaggttaagaaacgtgtggtaaattgtaaataatagtaataatccacaattaaaactctgtactgtattcattcatggagctctgcaagtcactgcatgttctagaacactgtccggcacatatttcagaataaaagccttgtgttaacaaatgaagaaattctgtccacagaaaaaacacttactgtcatggccattttcaaagcggtctggtttgccatgttatgatttgagcatattgttttatgctaaatgcagtacctgtgagggtttctggacaatatctatcattgttttgtgttgttaattgatttacaataataaatatatacatacattttgcataaagcagcatatttgcccactcccatgttgataagaggattaaatacttgacaaatctccctttaaggttaatttaaaacagataaaaaatatgcgattaatcacgattaactattttaattgattgacagccctaatatttat
Coding sequences within:
- the LOC141763489 gene encoding phosphofurin acidic cluster sorting protein 1-like, which produces MSKCLILVFFFFCSPDDDSCQKFVPFIGLVKVGIVEQNLLSTSVDSDDIILGSPPAQSGAPISITSTPPPSPSTSCPGEVMGLQVDYWSGQGGGGGGGGGGGERRRDGGMKNTLKSNFRCLQVSRISGGELMSMTVVRKEKNKKVMFLSKKPKEKEAESRSQLIEGISRLICTSKHQHTLRVSIDGVEWNDVKFFQLAAQWPTHVKHFPIGIFSYSKP